One part of the Vibrio palustris genome encodes these proteins:
- the darG gene encoding type II toxin-antitoxin system antitoxin DNA ADP-ribosyl glycohydrolase DarG — protein MLEFVKGDFFDFDADIRVNTVNCVGVMGAGVALAFKNKYPEMFKEYVRQCKANEIAPGRPCVWKQGDMFSKQIEIINFPTKNHWRKPSEYEYIEDGLIWLSNYLKNKEGLTITLPALGCGHGGLDWERVKKLITKYLKETSNKILVFEPESSKKAGKKVSIPSKKIFELENLGVYAVAKDENNYPSGLIRYTEKDLWVLGDLITEFDVAVISSTKPNDEEKSIVDELINYCVKNNYSILFGGSAFDKRMASIAMKKGVKTGVFLPSGIYNSAERMRDKGGDKSISVLSIGNPFTTFDKKEYIPSVLSRMFICKLVFFTTDRLKWLEKQKNIILENKIHSYFVNYKSLHGEDYYAAIGINSEPVELVDGDFPIEDLKTVDL, from the coding sequence ATGCTAGAATTTGTTAAAGGTGATTTCTTTGATTTTGATGCTGACATCAGGGTTAACACGGTCAATTGCGTGGGCGTTATGGGCGCTGGCGTAGCACTGGCTTTCAAGAATAAATACCCTGAGATGTTCAAAGAATATGTACGGCAATGTAAGGCAAATGAAATAGCCCCCGGAAGACCTTGCGTATGGAAACAAGGAGATATGTTTTCGAAACAGATTGAAATCATAAATTTCCCCACAAAGAATCATTGGAGAAAGCCCTCTGAGTATGAGTATATTGAAGATGGACTTATCTGGCTTTCCAATTACTTAAAGAATAAAGAGGGCTTGACAATAACATTGCCTGCTCTTGGATGTGGACATGGGGGACTAGATTGGGAACGAGTTAAGAAGCTAATCACAAAATACCTTAAAGAAACGTCAAACAAAATTCTTGTATTTGAACCAGAATCTTCGAAGAAGGCTGGTAAAAAAGTATCAATTCCGTCTAAGAAAATATTTGAACTGGAGAACCTAGGTGTATACGCTGTAGCTAAAGATGAAAATAATTATCCATCTGGATTAATACGTTATACAGAAAAAGATCTCTGGGTTCTTGGGGATTTAATTACAGAGTTTGATGTTGCTGTTATTTCTAGCACAAAGCCTAACGATGAAGAAAAGTCTATCGTAGATGAATTAATAAATTATTGTGTTAAAAACAATTATAGCATTTTGTTTGGCGGATCTGCATTTGATAAAAGAATGGCGTCAATTGCTATGAAGAAAGGAGTTAAAACAGGTGTATTCTTGCCAAGTGGAATTTATAACTCCGCAGAGAGGATGCGTGATAAAGGGGGAGATAAATCTATATCTGTTCTTTCCATAGGTAACCCTTTTACAACATTCGATAAAAAAGAATATATTCCATCCGTTCTAAGCCGTATGTTTATCTGTAAGCTTGTTTTCTTCACAACTGACAGACTTAAATGGCTTGAAAAACAAAAAAATATTATTTTAGAAAATAAAATACATTCATATTTCGTTAACTACAAATCACTTCACGGTGAAGATTATTATGCGGCTATCGGTATAAACTCCGAACCAGTAGAGTTAGTTGATGGTGATTTTCCGATAGAAGATCTTAAGACAGTAGATTTATAA
- a CDS encoding transcriptional regulator — MKIFETEVDASERLGQFYIPVWENSDKSVANAIRIFREKWHSYSEESKSHSIINLIKQVIDPVVSEYLSSLPNQYLSYCSISREKCNYSDLIKLRGFRYTADQIHFYLRDFVEKSSHTEQDILFISTQDMLKSLFMICEGKKPHRSKLAPDISLKADKKTRLCALCGNPTEFSQFMHTWTKHGYIERENNDHDNAKDNDEKEGKKKRPDLSTNYCLNHRPKLHGRWNSLYKQAKRSTEQFEKEVLRLRRQIAHPDRHNAKSGDRLIDEYFYHFMLNSSLAPTNVPELRNLARKMVDYRITDNKKRMLVLRKQNKSNENIGILLGEITGKPLSNQAVSKALGTIREEFQLPTFKINEKL, encoded by the coding sequence ATGAAAATATTTGAAACTGAGGTAGATGCGTCAGAACGACTAGGTCAGTTTTATATCCCTGTATGGGAGAATTCTGATAAGTCTGTAGCAAATGCCATTCGCATTTTTAGGGAGAAATGGCATTCATACTCGGAAGAGTCTAAAAGCCACAGCATCATAAACTTGATTAAACAGGTGATTGATCCCGTGGTATCGGAATACTTGAGTAGCCTTCCAAACCAGTATTTGTCCTATTGCTCTATCTCAAGAGAAAAGTGTAACTATAGTGATCTCATCAAGTTGAGAGGTTTTCGTTATACGGCCGACCAAATTCACTTTTATTTACGCGACTTTGTTGAGAAGAGCTCCCACACAGAGCAAGACATACTATTCATATCGACTCAAGATATGCTCAAATCATTGTTTATGATTTGTGAAGGAAAGAAACCTCATAGATCAAAACTAGCGCCTGATATCAGTTTAAAAGCGGATAAAAAAACACGACTGTGTGCCTTGTGTGGGAACCCAACAGAGTTTTCACAGTTCATGCACACATGGACAAAACACGGATATATTGAGAGAGAAAACAATGATCATGACAATGCTAAAGACAATGATGAAAAAGAAGGAAAGAAAAAGCGACCAGATCTGAGTACGAATTACTGTCTAAACCATCGTCCCAAGCTTCATGGCCGATGGAACTCTCTATATAAGCAAGCCAAGCGCTCTACAGAACAATTTGAGAAAGAAGTCTTGAGATTACGACGCCAAATAGCTCATCCAGACCGTCATAACGCTAAGTCCGGAGATAGATTAATTGATGAGTACTTTTATCACTTCATGCTGAACTCTTCACTGGCCCCAACTAATGTACCCGAACTACGCAATTTAGCGCGCAAGATGGTAGATTATCGGATAACGGACAATAAAAAGCGCATGCTGGTTCTTCGCAAACAGAACAAATCTAATGAAAATATTGGTATATTGCTGGGTGAAATCACGGGTAAGCCTTTGTCAAACCAAGCTGTGTCTAAGGCCTTGGGAACTATTCGAGAAGAATTTCAGCTACCAACGTTCAAAATTAATGAGAAACTTTAG
- a CDS encoding conjugal transfer protein TrbL — MNQTGGFDGLSSEDQKEARQAHAEWQERDPEKHTFDVEDYVSYAQEREQERNSEIASFVKKGRMA; from the coding sequence ATGAATCAAACCGGCGGCTTTGATGGCCTATCCAGTGAGGACCAGAAAGAAGCCCGCCAAGCACACGCAGAATGGCAAGAGCGCGACCCGGAAAAGCACACCTTCGACGTTGAGGATTACGTTTCGTATGCCCAGGAACGTGAACAGGAACGAAATAGTGAGATTGCCAGCTTTGTTAAAAAAGGCCGCATGGCCTAA
- the traJ gene encoding conjugal transfer transcriptional regulator TraJ, protein MENNTNNTTRKNSPPIKVYCLPEERALIESMSVQAGLSASTYLREVGQGYRIQGITDAEHVRELVRVNGDLGRLGGLLKLWLSNDAKVGHVGANTILAVLNRIEATQDQMSSLMETILRPRVDQ, encoded by the coding sequence ATGGAGAACAACACAAATAATACGACGAGAAAGAATAGTCCTCCGATTAAGGTCTATTGCCTACCGGAAGAGCGTGCGCTGATCGAATCCATGTCAGTACAGGCAGGGCTCAGTGCTTCGACCTATTTGCGTGAAGTAGGCCAAGGCTATCGTATCCAGGGAATTACCGATGCAGAGCATGTACGCGAGTTAGTGCGGGTTAATGGTGACTTAGGACGTCTGGGTGGATTGCTGAAGTTATGGCTTAGTAATGATGCCAAGGTGGGACATGTTGGGGCCAATACGATCTTGGCAGTGCTTAATCGTATCGAGGCGACGCAAGATCAAATGAGTTCACTTATGGAGACTATTCTTCGCCCGAGGGTGGACCAATGA
- a CDS encoding replication protein RepA, producing the protein MTIKDVTDVQARGTTRQKSASGASGKLELSTKYIDNIIAIQECSAQEANELGFIARLLIQATIPHSKPQSNEWSRKNGNFTMHMMAPSSVGLPYGCYARLLLVWMTTQAVRNKSRLDKGYIDEAEARRLELGNSQRSFMAELGLSGTGGKDGSIPRLREQMGKLFKTTISVMFTEHNEGDEYIAEDEIGARVADVSHIWWSTKHPDQNSLWGSWVDLSPKFFQLITDKPVPLDMRVLRLIKRSPMALDIYCWATYRVSYLKRSTVIPWEGLMDQIGANYPNTSQGHRDFRKRFLDGLKKVQYAWPELDATPTQKGLLLKPSAPQVPRRTKR; encoded by the coding sequence ATGACGATCAAAGATGTAACGGATGTTCAGGCTAGGGGAACCACTCGGCAAAAAAGTGCCTCGGGTGCCAGCGGTAAGCTAGAGCTAAGCACGAAATATATCGACAACATCATAGCAATCCAGGAGTGCAGTGCTCAGGAGGCTAATGAACTCGGTTTTATCGCTCGGCTTTTGATTCAAGCAACCATACCGCATAGCAAACCCCAATCGAATGAGTGGAGTCGTAAGAATGGTAATTTCACAATGCACATGATGGCCCCCTCATCGGTAGGTTTGCCTTATGGTTGCTATGCACGTTTGCTTCTGGTTTGGATGACCACTCAAGCAGTAAGAAACAAGTCCAGATTGGATAAAGGTTATATCGATGAGGCAGAGGCGCGCAGGCTTGAATTAGGGAATTCTCAGAGAAGTTTTATGGCCGAACTAGGGTTATCGGGAACTGGGGGGAAAGATGGTTCTATTCCGCGTTTGCGTGAGCAGATGGGCAAACTTTTTAAAACCACCATTAGCGTTATGTTTACGGAACATAATGAAGGTGATGAATATATTGCTGAGGATGAGATTGGTGCCAGAGTGGCGGATGTTTCACATATATGGTGGAGCACAAAGCATCCAGATCAAAATTCATTATGGGGCTCTTGGGTAGATCTGTCGCCAAAGTTTTTTCAACTGATAACAGATAAACCAGTTCCTCTAGATATGAGGGTTTTGCGGTTGATTAAGCGCTCTCCTATGGCTCTTGATATATATTGCTGGGCAACATACCGAGTCAGCTATTTAAAACGTTCAACAGTCATTCCTTGGGAAGGGCTAATGGACCAAATAGGAGCCAATTATCCTAATACTTCTCAGGGGCATCGAGATTTCAGAAAACGGTTTCTCGATGGGCTTAAAAAGGTTCAATATGCATGGCCAGAGCTAGATGCTACTCCAACTCAAAAAGGATTGCTTTTGAAGCCTAGTGCTCCTCAAGTACCTCGACGGACAAAGCGATAG
- the traI gene encoding TraI/MobA(P) family conjugative relaxase yields the protein MIAKHVPMRSQGKSDFAGLVNYITAHQSKEHRLGNVRLNNCEAKTVRDAISEVLATQFANTRAKSDKTYHLIVSFTNGEQLEAHTLAAIEERLCQGLGYGEHQRVSAVHNDTDNQHIHIAINKIHPTRNTIHEPYYPHKKLAEMCEAIEQDFGLQPDNHIPRKRGAESRAMDMERHSGIESLVGWVKRECMDEIKSANSWQAFHQVMQDNGLQLRTRGNGLVIVADGEAIIKASTLGREFSKPKLEARLGPFEATASDSVKPSRQYTHRPVRLKVNTTELYARYQAEQKRAAESKTQALEQARRDKDRQVENAKRKGRGRRAAIKLTGSNKLTKKLLYKQASDALKSDLERIHKRYQEQRQTIYQSNKRQAWADWLKSQALQGDSEALKALRSREAAQKLKGNNLKGDAVQAEPKATVDTITKKGTIIYRAGNSAVRDDGERLQVATASNQTSVLAALKVAMERYGNRITVNGSPEFKARVIKAAVDGNLSIKFADQGLERRRQAFMAQNNMAKRSDKPGVLPIGKVPPPRRGRLQNLSQLEVLAIQSGSVTQKATVMSALEQRKAKLQAEQAAKKAKRQHKSRSR from the coding sequence ATGATCGCCAAGCATGTCCCGATGCGTTCTCAGGGGAAATCTGACTTTGCAGGCTTGGTGAATTACATCACCGCTCACCAGAGCAAAGAGCATCGACTTGGTAACGTTCGTTTAAATAACTGTGAAGCGAAAACCGTGCGCGATGCGATCAGTGAGGTGTTGGCGACTCAGTTTGCGAACACCCGAGCAAAGAGTGATAAAACCTACCACCTGATAGTGAGCTTCACTAATGGTGAACAGTTAGAAGCGCATACTTTAGCCGCGATAGAAGAACGCCTTTGCCAAGGCTTGGGCTACGGTGAGCATCAGCGTGTCAGTGCTGTACACAATGATACGGACAATCAACATATCCATATAGCAATTAACAAGATTCACCCTACTCGCAACACAATCCATGAGCCGTATTACCCGCATAAAAAGCTAGCGGAAATGTGCGAGGCCATCGAGCAGGACTTTGGTTTGCAGCCGGATAATCATATACCGCGCAAGCGCGGGGCCGAATCACGTGCGATGGATATGGAGCGGCATTCGGGTATTGAAAGCTTAGTGGGGTGGGTGAAGCGCGAATGCATGGACGAGATTAAATCAGCCAATAGCTGGCAGGCGTTTCACCAGGTCATGCAGGACAATGGTTTGCAGTTAAGAACGAGAGGAAATGGTCTAGTGATCGTTGCCGACGGTGAAGCGATCATCAAAGCGAGCACCTTGGGACGTGAGTTTTCTAAACCCAAACTCGAAGCGCGCCTTGGTCCCTTTGAAGCGACTGCATCGGATTCTGTTAAGCCGAGCCGCCAATATACACACCGACCTGTTCGCTTGAAGGTGAATACCACCGAGCTATATGCCCGTTATCAAGCAGAGCAGAAACGTGCCGCAGAGAGTAAAACGCAAGCCCTTGAGCAGGCTCGTCGTGATAAAGATCGACAGGTTGAAAACGCCAAGAGGAAAGGGCGTGGCCGTCGCGCAGCGATTAAGTTAACCGGTAGTAATAAGCTTACTAAGAAGCTTTTGTACAAACAGGCCAGCGATGCATTGAAAAGCGATCTTGAGCGCATTCACAAGCGTTACCAAGAGCAACGGCAAACGATATATCAAAGCAATAAACGCCAAGCCTGGGCAGATTGGTTAAAGAGCCAGGCATTGCAGGGAGATAGCGAAGCCCTCAAAGCGCTACGTAGCCGAGAGGCTGCACAAAAGCTCAAAGGTAATAACCTCAAAGGAGACGCAGTTCAGGCCGAGCCCAAAGCAACGGTCGATACGATTACGAAAAAAGGCACCATTATTTATCGAGCAGGTAACAGCGCCGTGCGTGATGATGGTGAGCGTCTACAAGTGGCGACGGCTTCCAATCAAACCAGTGTCTTAGCTGCGCTAAAGGTAGCAATGGAGCGTTACGGTAATCGTATTACCGTTAATGGTTCGCCTGAGTTCAAAGCGCGAGTAATCAAGGCGGCGGTAGATGGCAATCTGTCTATCAAATTTGCCGATCAAGGACTAGAACGCCGTCGTCAGGCATTTATGGCCCAGAATAACATGGCCAAGCGGTCTGATAAGCCTGGCGTGTTACCGATTGGCAAAGTGCCACCTCCACGCCGTGGCCGGTTGCAAAACCTATCTCAGTTAGAGGTCTTAGCGATACAGTCAGGCTCTGTAACTCAAAAAGCGACGGTCATGTCGGCACTAGAGCAGCGTAAAGCTAAGCTCCAAGCTGAGCAGGCAGCTAAAAAGGCGAAAAGACAACATAAGAGCCGATCACGTTGA
- the trbL gene encoding P-type conjugative transfer protein TrbL, with translation MSKIFIRLVMLLAVVLTSQTASAAIDPNGVLDEVAVRFMTASATWGTVITNYAAWLFWTLGTISLVWTGGTLILKQADIREFFAEFVRFILTFGFFLWLLRNGPDFATSIIDSLRMIGAQAGGLPRDLTPSEPISIAFDIIVKAGESYSITSPIDNLSIFLITLAILACMAVVAANVLLALVTAWILVYAGVFVLGFGGSRWTSDIAINYFKSVLGVALKLMTMTLLIGIAMSIMDGFYAELSNDAPMRELLVIFVVSLVLVMLIHSVPNVVASLVPGGGTATGAGSISAGAMAGAAVATGGMAAGAAMATAGGASAIQAAFAKAGENVANNTDVMSSLGGAFNSGGDSDEAGSFSQASGQSSSGGESSGGGFKGSAVKAGRIAADTGANLVKGMGDMAGDRISGTSGGRLASSIRNSTKDNGDDDDKEGD, from the coding sequence ATGAGCAAGATATTCATTCGACTTGTGATGCTCCTGGCCGTTGTACTGACTTCGCAAACTGCGTCAGCGGCCATTGATCCTAATGGTGTCTTGGATGAAGTGGCCGTGCGTTTCATGACGGCCAGTGCTACTTGGGGCACGGTAATTACAAACTATGCCGCCTGGCTATTCTGGACGCTGGGAACTATATCCCTTGTTTGGACTGGTGGGACCTTAATCCTTAAACAAGCGGATATAAGGGAGTTTTTTGCCGAGTTCGTCCGCTTCATCCTGACGTTTGGTTTCTTTCTCTGGTTGCTCAGAAACGGCCCAGACTTTGCGACGTCAATCATCGACTCGTTGAGAATGATCGGTGCTCAAGCCGGTGGCCTTCCGAGAGATCTAACCCCGTCAGAGCCTATTAGTATTGCGTTCGACATTATTGTGAAAGCTGGTGAGTCCTACAGCATCACAAGCCCGATAGATAACTTGTCTATCTTCTTAATCACGTTGGCAATTTTGGCGTGTATGGCGGTAGTGGCGGCAAATGTGTTGTTGGCCTTGGTGACGGCTTGGATATTAGTCTATGCCGGTGTTTTCGTGCTGGGGTTTGGTGGTTCGCGTTGGACTTCAGATATAGCAATCAACTACTTCAAAAGCGTATTAGGCGTTGCTTTGAAGTTGATGACAATGACGTTGCTTATTGGCATTGCTATGTCGATCATGGACGGTTTCTATGCCGAACTATCCAATGATGCTCCCATGCGTGAATTGTTGGTGATCTTTGTCGTTTCATTGGTTCTCGTGATGCTCATTCACTCGGTTCCCAATGTGGTCGCTAGCCTGGTTCCTGGAGGCGGTACGGCGACGGGTGCTGGCAGTATCAGTGCCGGGGCGATGGCCGGAGCGGCTGTTGCCACTGGTGGTATGGCTGCCGGTGCCGCAATGGCTACCGCCGGCGGTGCGTCTGCTATTCAGGCTGCATTTGCAAAAGCGGGTGAGAATGTAGCGAATAATACTGACGTTATGTCGAGCTTGGGCGGTGCATTTAATAGCGGTGGTGATTCTGATGAGGCTGGCTCCTTCTCCCAAGCTTCCGGTCAATCTTCTAGCGGTGGCGAATCCTCTGGCGGCGGCTTTAAAGGTAGCGCTGTAAAAGCGGGGCGTATTGCAGCGGATACCGGTGCGAATTTGGTCAAGGGAATGGGGGATATGGCCGGGGATAGAATCAGTGGCACTAGCGGAGGCCGTTTAGCCAGCTCGATCCGAAACAGTACGAAAGATAACGGGGATGATGACGATAAGGAGGGCGACTGA
- the trbJ gene encoding P-type conjugative transfer protein TrbJ, which produces MLKRKILAAKIPVLAISLALNLSNPVYAGIPVADGTNLVQNIMSAMEAVTQTTKQIQQYQTQLQQYENMLQNSMAPASYIWDQAQRTINDLNQATNTLAYYQNQLGSLDAYLGKFQDVAYYRSSPCFSSAGCSDAERAAMTENRRLASESQKKANDALFRSLEQQQDNLEADARQLNRLQSGAQSADGQLAAIGYANQLASNQASQLLQIRSLLIAQQNAVGTRMQADADREAQYQASRERLFDMGEPTDRSENRSF; this is translated from the coding sequence ATGTTAAAACGAAAAATTTTAGCGGCTAAAATTCCCGTGCTTGCCATCTCCTTGGCGTTAAACCTTTCTAATCCTGTATATGCGGGGATTCCGGTTGCAGATGGTACGAATCTAGTTCAGAACATCATGTCGGCAATGGAAGCTGTTACACAGACTACTAAGCAAATTCAGCAGTATCAAACCCAGTTGCAGCAGTATGAAAATATGCTGCAAAACTCGATGGCCCCTGCTTCATATATTTGGGACCAGGCGCAGCGGACCATCAACGATCTGAACCAGGCGACCAACACACTCGCCTATTATCAGAACCAGCTTGGTAGCCTCGATGCTTACCTAGGCAAGTTCCAGGACGTAGCCTATTACCGCAGCTCGCCATGCTTCTCTTCGGCGGGGTGCAGCGATGCCGAACGCGCCGCAATGACCGAGAACCGACGCCTTGCGTCTGAATCGCAGAAAAAGGCCAACGACGCGCTGTTTAGGAGTTTGGAACAGCAGCAAGATAACTTGGAAGCCGATGCCCGTCAGCTCAATCGCCTGCAATCTGGTGCTCAGAGCGCGGACGGCCAACTGGCTGCGATTGGTTACGCTAACCAGCTTGCTAGCAACCAGGCCAGCCAGCTCCTGCAAATCCGCAGCTTGCTGATTGCTCAGCAGAATGCCGTTGGTACTCGGATGCAGGCGGATGCTGACCGCGAAGCTCAATATCAAGCGTCCCGTGAAAGGTTGTTCGATATGGGTGAGCCAACCGACCGTTCAGAAAACAGGAGTTTTTAG
- a CDS encoding ABC-three component system protein, producing the protein MYQNRMQLDAMKYNYSEISPKQFESLVIQLCYKLLGYGTKTFADGADGGRDARFDGKATDIPSYRDPWTGLTIIQAKHTTEYNKKFSDNDFFGSKSSIVNEEVEKMRKLILEDGMKNYMLFANRKLPANAHEEILDYMSNQTGLEKRNIVLLGVEDIENYLKAFPDIPEKVDLNAFDMPLNIEPDELADVIIRIKNEITNINELVNTKPEKTIENIKRTSLEKKNKINNLNSSYSKIIENKMIAFNEISDFLSRPENSEFQEKYLECKSELDEKIRAIKKPTHEFNYIIEKIYDLIISRDQDCKTNKRLTKLMLHYMYYICDIGEVESEKDGIYAITA; encoded by the coding sequence ATGTATCAAAACCGAATGCAACTTGATGCTATGAAATACAACTATTCTGAAATATCTCCCAAACAATTTGAGTCGTTGGTTATTCAACTATGTTATAAGTTATTGGGCTACGGCACTAAAACCTTTGCAGATGGAGCTGATGGAGGTCGAGATGCTCGGTTTGACGGTAAAGCCACAGATATACCTAGCTATAGGGATCCATGGACAGGCTTAACAATCATTCAGGCGAAGCATACCACCGAGTATAATAAAAAGTTTTCAGACAACGACTTTTTCGGTTCTAAAAGCTCTATCGTGAATGAAGAAGTCGAAAAAATGAGAAAGTTGATTTTAGAAGATGGTATGAAAAACTACATGCTATTCGCTAATAGAAAGTTACCAGCAAATGCTCATGAAGAAATTTTAGACTATATGTCGAATCAAACCGGCCTGGAAAAAAGAAATATAGTCCTACTTGGAGTTGAAGACATTGAAAATTATTTAAAGGCTTTTCCTGACATTCCTGAAAAAGTAGATCTAAATGCTTTTGATATGCCTCTAAATATAGAACCAGATGAGCTTGCGGATGTGATTATTCGCATTAAAAATGAAATAACAAACATTAATGAACTAGTTAATACCAAACCAGAAAAAACCATAGAAAATATTAAAAGAACATCTTTAGAAAAGAAAAACAAAATTAATAATTTAAATTCAAGTTATTCTAAGATAATTGAAAACAAAATGATTGCCTTTAATGAAATAAGCGACTTCTTGTCTAGACCCGAAAACTCAGAGTTTCAGGAAAAATATTTAGAGTGCAAATCAGAGTTAGACGAAAAAATCAGAGCAATAAAAAAACCAACACATGAATTCAATTACATAATTGAAAAAATTTATGATCTAATAATATCTAGAGACCAAGACTGTAAAACCAACAAAAGATTAACAAAACTAATGCTACACTATATGTATTACATTTGTGATATAGGTGAAGTGGAAAGTGAAAAGGATGGCATTTATGCTATTACAGCCTAA
- a CDS encoding helix-turn-helix transcriptional regulator, with translation MNPSMTNKTLINRKTLLSMIPLSDRTIYNLEQRGEFPRRIVLTSRSVAWDLAEVENWIEEKRRSALKAARPGFIW, from the coding sequence ATGAATCCATCAATGACAAACAAAACGCTGATTAATCGCAAGACCTTACTCAGCATGATCCCTTTGTCTGATCGAACAATCTATAACCTGGAACAGCGTGGTGAGTTTCCTCGTCGTATTGTTCTGACCAGCCGAAGTGTTGCTTGGGACCTAGCTGAAGTGGAGAACTGGATAGAAGAAAAGCGCAGATCTGCGTTAAAAGCCGCAAGACCCGGTTTTATTTGGTAA
- a CDS encoding ABC-three component system middle component 8: MLLQPNKNSHPDLTVLAVSSFLLKRIKYKKVEPYSNLYEELKKKNEKAIYLLDLSLEFLFILGLIEYHEKNDLVEYIGK; encoded by the coding sequence ATGCTATTACAGCCTAATAAGAACTCTCATCCTGATTTGACTGTTTTAGCTGTATCTTCTTTTTTGCTAAAGCGGATAAAATATAAAAAAGTTGAGCCTTACAGCAACTTATACGAAGAACTAAAAAAGAAGAATGAAAAGGCGATATATCTTTTGGATCTATCATTGGAGTTTTTATTTATTCTTGGTTTAATTGAATATCATGAAAAAAATGACTTAGTTGAGTATATAGGAAAATGA